The following is a genomic window from Candidatus Eisenbacteria bacterium.
CGCGCGTCTGGGCCTGCCGGAAGAGCCGGACCTCCAATTCCTCTTCCGTCAGTTCCGGTGGCAGAGGCCACCCAAGTCCGCTGGCCTCCAGCCGCTCCAGGTATTCGGCCACCGTGCTGCGCGCCACATTACAACTGCGCGCAATCTGCCGGATGCTCAACCCCGAGGCATTCAGCCTCGCTACTTCACTGATCTTACGCATGGACAACTGCTTTCTGGACATTCGTCTCTCCTTTCTGTTGTAGAAAGGCGAAACGATACGTCTCAGTTATCCAGCGTCGCTACTCTTCTCCGCTTCCCATTCCGGAATCCTGCCGGTCCCCATTCCGGTCAAGCCCCAAAACTGTCCGGTATCGTCCCGGATTCACTGTCCGGACACGTCCCGGATTCGGTGTCCGGAATGATCGCGGATTCAGTGTCCGGATCATCGCGGAATACGCACTTTCGACGGGGGGTTCTTGCTGACGTTTTGCGGCGGGGACCTTCTGAGCGTCTTTATCCCGTCGCTGGGCATCCTGTCTCGCGGCCAAGGGTCTGACCACTTCGGGTGCCCGAAGCTCCTCCGGCTTCTCGCTTGATTGGCCTTCCGGTGTCATTCCTCAGTCTTCCAGGCCTCATGCTTCGACTTGGTTCAGATGATCTTCAGCAACCGTTCCCGGATGGCGTCCACGGCGGACCGGGCCAGAATCAGGGAATCATGGGCCTCGGCCTCCGGGGGCGCTTCGTCTGAACCGGGGTAACGGAATTCCCAGGCAAAGACCGTCAGGTCGCGGGTAGGATTGAGGGCGTCTCTCAAGGAAGCGTCAATCTGCTCACAAGCGGACGCCAGTTCGTCGAGATCATGCGTCTTGCGGAAGGTGGTATCGTGTGCTGTCAGAAAGGCTTTCATGGCCTTCTCTGCCGCCTGCTGGCAGTGGAACAGCGCGTCTTCAACCAATGGCGGATCGGCTGCCAAGTCAACCTCCGCGCCTCGCAGGTCGTTATCCGCCTTCGCAAGCCAAGCCTGCACCTCCTGGCTCTTTTCATCCGCCATAGATCAGCCTCCCTTCGCGCGCGACGGTAGCGGGCAGGGATGTCACGACAGCCAATCCCTTCTCAAACTCCCTTCGCGTGAAAACGAGCACGTCCTTGGCAATTCCAATGTCGCACAGGGCACGGAATGCCTGCTGCTCCCGCTTGTAGCGCGGCAGCGGCGAATCTTGAACGACGACAAGGAAGTCGAAGTCGCTCTCCTCTGTGGCCTCACCGCGGGCGCGGGAGCCGAAAAGGTAAATACGCTCTGCGGGCATACTGCCGCGCAAGCGGCGAACCGATTCCGACAGCGGATCGGCGACGGCGGTTCGTGCGTTTGTTTCGATCATGGTTCCTCCTACTTCAGAACGCCGGATTGGTAACCCCTTTGAATGGTCTCGGCGACGTCGCGCGGCAACAGGCCGAGCAGTTGCGCAACCACATTGCGCAAGCCCTGCACATTGCCGCCATTGATGCACTGCCGGCCTTGATTGATGAGTCGCTCCGCGCTCTGCTGGTCGCTCATCTTGGCCCGTTCGTGAAGAAGGTAGTTGAAGAATCCGAGCCAGAAGCCCGGCTGGTCAAAGAGAATCTCCCGATGGACGTCAGCAAGCTGTTCCATCTTCTTCCGCAACGGCTCCGAGCGCTTCTGTTCGACCAGTTCGTCAATCTGCTCTCGGAGCTTTTCGGCCCGTTCCCGATGGTCGTTGTTGCCGTGCTGTTCGATAAGAGTGTCCAACTCGTCCAGCGCCTTCTTTGCCTCTGTCACGAGAGCCGGCCATTTCAGCAAATCCTCTGCCTTGTCCAGTTGAATCCGAAGTTCCAAGAGGCGCTTCTCCGCCTTGTTGGCGGAATCCGGGTCGCCCTTCGCCGCTTCAAGAAGCGCGCTCACTTCCTCCATGTCCGGCACTTTCTCAAGCAGCGCATTGGCGTTGTCGTCGGCTTCGCTTGCCTTGTCGGCAAGGTCTTCAAGTCTCTTGGCTTCCGCGTCGTACTGCTCCTGAAGCAGGCGTCTTTCCGGGTCCTTGGTGTTGTAGTCAATGACCGCCTCGAACTCCTCGTCGAGCAACGGGAGATATGCCTTGGCAAGCAGAGAACCAGGACCTTTC
Proteins encoded in this region:
- a CDS encoding helix-turn-helix domain-containing protein; translation: MRKISEVARLNASGLSIRQIARSCNVARSTVAEYLERLEASGLGWPLPPELTEEELEVRLFRQAQTR
- a CDS encoding HEPN domain-containing protein encodes the protein MADEKSQEVQAWLAKADNDLRGAEVDLAADPPLVEDALFHCQQAAEKAMKAFLTAHDTTFRKTHDLDELASACEQIDASLRDALNPTRDLTVFAWEFRYPGSDEAPPEAEAHDSLILARSAVDAIRERLLKII
- a CDS encoding nucleotidyltransferase domain-containing protein; amino-acid sequence: MIETNARTAVADPLSESVRRLRGSMPAERIYLFGSRARGEATEESDFDFLVVVQDSPLPRYKREQQAFRALCDIGIAKDVLVFTRREFEKGLAVVTSLPATVAREGRLIYGG